A portion of the Bacillus sp. es.034 genome contains these proteins:
- a CDS encoding lactate 2-monooxygenase, producing the protein MNQYGNHVQNEIYQRKVRPSIPFRFEELEQKAREKLEDGPFYYVAGGAGSEGTMRANRSALDRWQIVPRMLNNVENRDLNVTLFGETYSSPLLLAPIGVQSIVHPDGELASARGAASMNVPFIASSASTYSMEEIASVMGDSKRWFQLYWSNDLEIAASMLKRAEASGYSAIVVTLDAPMMAWREYDLENAYLPFLSGEGVGNYVSDPVFRSRLKEPPEVDRNAAAILWSQVFGNARLTWDDLDFLREHTRLPILLKGILHPDDAKLAVDRGMDGIIVSNHGGRQVDGAIGALDSLPVICEVVNGRIPVLFDSGIRRGADVVKAMALGASSVLIGRPYMYGLTLAGEQGVKDVIRNILSDLDLTLALSGQSSISECEPSLLTDVKDGSFHSKKGWNRRPTAGFKS; encoded by the coding sequence ATGAATCAGTATGGAAACCATGTACAAAATGAAATCTATCAAAGGAAGGTCCGTCCCTCCATCCCTTTCCGGTTTGAGGAGCTGGAGCAAAAGGCACGGGAAAAGCTTGAGGACGGCCCTTTTTATTATGTGGCAGGAGGTGCCGGAAGCGAAGGGACGATGCGCGCGAACAGAAGTGCCCTTGACCGCTGGCAGATCGTCCCCCGTATGCTGAATAACGTCGAGAACCGCGATCTGAACGTGACGTTATTTGGAGAAACCTACTCGTCCCCCCTCCTCCTTGCACCGATCGGAGTGCAATCCATTGTTCACCCTGATGGGGAGCTGGCGTCTGCCCGCGGGGCGGCATCCATGAATGTCCCGTTCATTGCGAGTTCAGCGTCCACTTACTCCATGGAAGAAATCGCTTCCGTCATGGGGGACTCCAAAAGATGGTTCCAGCTGTATTGGAGTAATGACCTTGAGATTGCAGCCAGTATGCTTAAAAGGGCTGAAGCGTCAGGATACTCCGCTATCGTCGTGACACTTGATGCCCCGATGATGGCCTGGCGTGAATACGACCTTGAAAACGCCTATCTTCCCTTTCTTTCCGGAGAAGGAGTCGGTAATTACGTGAGCGACCCCGTCTTTCGTTCAAGGTTGAAAGAACCCCCTGAAGTGGACCGGAATGCAGCTGCCATCCTCTGGTCCCAAGTGTTCGGCAATGCAAGACTTACATGGGATGACCTGGACTTTCTGCGTGAACATACACGTCTGCCGATCCTCTTGAAAGGCATTCTCCATCCCGACGACGCCAAGCTTGCCGTCGACCGGGGAATGGATGGCATCATCGTTTCCAATCACGGTGGAAGACAGGTCGACGGGGCCATCGGAGCCTTAGACTCCCTTCCGGTGATATGTGAGGTCGTGAACGGCCGTATCCCGGTGCTCTTTGACAGCGGCATCCGGCGTGGAGCCGATGTCGTGAAAGCCATGGCGCTCGGAGCAAGTTCCGTTCTCATCGGCAGACCCTATATGTACGGACTGACCCTGGCAGGTGAACAAGGGGTGAAAGACGTGATCCGGAATATACTGTCCGATCTCGATTTAACATTGGCCCTTTCAGGTCAATCCTCCATTTCCGAATGTGAACCCTCCCTTCTGACGGACGTGAAGGATGGTTCATTTCATTCGAAAAAAGGATGGAACCGACGGCCAACAGCAGGATTCAAGTCATAA
- a CDS encoding formylglycine-generating enzyme family protein, protein MKIQNCCSASREREGNTVKDFQGIILRGESNQLRHSENLIELPGGRFLMGTDEKIGYPRDGEGPLRTVNLKPFAIDRYSVTNSQFQEFTEETGYVTEAECFGWSFVFHLLVSEKVKKNVINSVRETPWWLVVNGAYWKQPEGPDSSIENRSDHPVVHISWNDAHAYCNWSGKRLPTEAEWEYAARGGLVSNRFPWGNELHLNGEHQCNIWQGKFPITNTGEDGYISTAPVHAFSPNGFGLYNVSGNVWEWCEDWFTNKHPKVKVSNNPHGPDTGRAKVMKGGSYLCHQSYCNRYRVAARTTNTPDSSTGNIGFRCAADIQA, encoded by the coding sequence ATGAAAATTCAAAATTGTTGTTCAGCATCTAGAGAGAGAGAAGGGAATACTGTTAAAGATTTTCAAGGTATTATTCTACGTGGGGAATCTAATCAGCTGCGACATAGTGAAAATTTGATAGAGCTTCCGGGTGGAAGATTTCTTATGGGAACTGATGAAAAAATAGGTTATCCCAGAGATGGTGAGGGTCCACTTCGAACCGTAAACTTGAAACCCTTTGCCATAGACCGTTACTCCGTGACGAACAGCCAATTTCAAGAGTTTACTGAAGAGACAGGATATGTGACAGAAGCAGAATGTTTTGGATGGTCTTTTGTCTTTCATTTACTTGTGTCAGAAAAGGTTAAAAAAAATGTAATCAACTCTGTCAGAGAGACTCCATGGTGGCTTGTTGTAAACGGGGCTTATTGGAAACAGCCGGAAGGTCCAGATTCCTCCATAGAGAATCGGTCAGACCACCCTGTGGTTCATATTTCTTGGAATGATGCCCATGCGTATTGTAATTGGTCTGGAAAGAGATTACCTACAGAAGCAGAATGGGAATATGCGGCACGAGGTGGTCTGGTTAGTAACAGATTTCCTTGGGGTAATGAGCTCCATTTGAATGGTGAGCATCAATGTAATATATGGCAAGGTAAGTTTCCCATCACCAATACGGGAGAGGATGGGTATATATCAACTGCTCCAGTTCATGCCTTTTCGCCGAATGGATTCGGCCTTTATAATGTTTCCGGGAATGTTTGGGAATGGTGTGAGGATTGGTTTACCAATAAGCACCCTAAAGTTAAAGTGAGCAATAATCCACATGGACCAGATACTGGGAGAGCTAAAGTAATGAAAGGAGGGTCCTATCTTTGTCATCAATCTTATTGTAATCGTTACCGAGTTGCAGCAAGGACGACAAATACTCCTGACAGCTCAACTGGAAATATTGGATTTAGATGTGCGGCAGATATACAAGCTTAA